The following are encoded in a window of Poecile atricapillus isolate bPoeAtr1 chromosome 3, bPoeAtr1.hap1, whole genome shotgun sequence genomic DNA:
- the KIAA0408 gene encoding uncharacterized protein KIAA0408 homolog, with product MDLREQLENTERNWNKEKMELLEKFDNERKEWECQWKLMQKKIEELYQEVKLRRESNMTIHDSKAIQSKMLQLSMHSPTLQESDSVELNHQHSVANNRMEKGSLLSITGHKWKEPRDKSRNNTLLMDNLAFENHEEPEDSLSIRNSEQSTKNYIGDLNVALKELARVSEELCSYQEEIRKKSNHRRMKSLPFLGEFEETQNTVILPEMNHVSSNESQTSVAFETEEHNNRKNLMSSTKALKDISYGSLTGDIGTDFRPWQKKEAPPVPPRSTSRHLTNSLSAVVQLSEAPIRDSGIKSNCKAQDCWNGGKLRNPSPVNKKKSAVACANEGQAVKVPVMVTAAIPVTKNECNVPASFCHNTWAHDMGKLGKDNKNETSPLSAQKSCSDGNMAQSNKMHQKQNTKSHSSPFYSNDFYAPATLHNDLLEDARYALGKTQRNEMLAAKIDEFNRTVFHTDKSNNVLQENQVPQTASEDHKPCGPLCGPASSRAENVNMSCVSNPKLSAAKEQETNNPSKAVKRAGQQKHMNGLPNTSGYRHMLHEHDWRPSNLSGRPRSADSRSNYGVVEKLLKTYEKSTVTSPCNAKFCKDKWTQANSEFTNGGCETLSQYLEMLQIEQEKQDFPRNSARHIGQQLKQGKERQKLPEICVPAKCSSEKGFSRPARPANRRLPSRWASRSPSAPPAVRRTVYNSVSFRSETSVV from the exons CTTTACCAGGAGGTAAAACTTAGAAGGGAGAGCAATATGACCATCCATGATAGCAAGGCCATTCAGAGCAAGATGCTGCAGCTGTCCATGCATTCCCCTACTTTGCAAGAGAGTGACTCAGTGGAGCTGAACCATCAACACAGTGTGGCAAACAACAGAATGGAGAAAGGGAGTCTGCTCAGTATAACAGGACACAAATGGAAGGAACCCAGAGACAAGAGCAGAAACAATACTCTGTTAATGGACAATCTGGCCTTTGAGAACCATGAGGAACCTGAAGACAGCCTCTCCATTAGAAATTCTGAGCAGAGTACCAAGAATTATATCGGTGATCTCAATGTA gCTCTTAAAGAACTTGCCAGAGTCAGTGAAGAATTATGCAGCTATCAAGAGGAAATTCGAAAGAAGTCCAATCACAGAAG AATGAAGTCACTTCCTTTCCTGGGGGAATTTGAGGAAACCCAAAACACAGTTATTCTGCCTGAGATGAACCACGTGTCCAGCAATGAATCACAGACTTCAGTTGCTTTTGAAACAGAGGAACATAATAATAGGAAGAATCTGATGAGCTCCACTAAGGCTTTGAAGGACATTTCTTATGGTAGTCTTACTGGTGACATAGGCACAGATTTCAGACCTTGGCAAAAGAAAGAAGCTCCACCAGTTCCTCCACGGAGCACTTCTCGGCACCTAACAAACTCACTTTCTGCAGTTGTACAGCTTTCAGAGGCACCCATAAGAGATTCAGGCATCAAAAGCAATTGCAAGGCTCAGGATTGTTGGAAtggggggaaactgaggaatCCTTCAcctgtaaataaaaagaaatctgcaGTAGCCTGTGCAAATGAAGGGCAGGCTGTGAAAGTCCCTGTGATGGTAACAGCAGCAATACCTGTCACCAAAAATGAGTGCAATGTTCCAGCAAGCTTCTGCCACAACACATGGGCACATGATATGGGCAAGCTTggaaaagacaataaaaatgaGACTTCCCCACTGTCAGCCCAAAAGAGTTGTTCAGATGGAAATATGGCCCAAAGCAACAAGATGCATCAGAAACAAAACACCAAGTCTCACAGCAGCCCTTTTTACAGTAATGACTTTTATGCCCCTGCTACCTTGCACAATGATCTTTTGGAAGACGCTAGGTATGCTTTGGGAAAGACCCAAAGAAATGAAATGCTAGCAGCAAAGATTGATGAGTTCAATCGGACTGTATTTCATACAGATAAAAGTAACAATGTTCTGCAGGAAAATCAGGTGCCTCAGACAGCATCAGAAGATCACAAACCCTGTGGTCCACTGTGTGGCCCCGCTTCTAGCAGggcagaaaatgtaaatatgtcTTGTGTTTCAAATCCCAAGCTCTCTGCAGCAAAGGAGCAAGAAACTAACAACCCCAGCAAAGCTGTCAAGAGAGCAGGGCAACAAAAACACATGAATGGACTTCCAAATACTAGTGGTTATAGGCACATGCTTCATGAGCATGACTGGAGGCCAAGTAATTTATCGGGTCGCCCGCGTTCAGCTGACTCAAGGTCGAACTATGGTGTTGttgaaaagcttttgaaaacCTATGAAAAATCAACAGTGACTTCTCCATGTAATGCAAAATTCTGCAAAGATAAGTGGACACAGGCAAATTCTGAATTCACCAATGGGGGTTGCGAGACACTGAGTCAGTATTTAGAAATGCTCCAGATTGAGCAAGAAAAGCAAGACTTTCCAAGGAATTCAGCCAGGCATATTGGGCAGCAACTCaagcaaggaaaagagagacagaagtTACCAGAG ATATGTGTGCCAGCTAAATGTTCGAGTGAGAAGGGCTTCTCCCGTCCTGCTCGGCCAGCAAATCGACGCTTACCTTCCAGATGGGCATCCAGATCCCCATCAGCACCGCCCGCTGTGAGAAGAACAGTGTACAACTCTGTCTCCTTTCGGTCAGAGACCTCCGTAGTGTGA